The Persephonella hydrogeniphila region CCGGTATTGTCTACAGTTTATCTCCTTTTGTTGTGAAATTTATCTCTCCCATTTTTTCTTTTGTCCAGTCTATTTCTCTATCTCTTTTTTTACTGACAACACTTTTTGTCAATAGCCTTAATATATATGCTTTCCTGAGGGGAAAAGTAAGATGAAGCCGGCTTTTCTGATATTTTTCTTTGCCGGTATACTGTTTCTGTTAGAGATCTCTACAGGAGCTTATCTGTTTCTTGAGAAGTACGGTTTTTCTGTAGATAAAGCTACAGAGTATATAACAGGAAATCCAGAAAAATTTATACCTAAAAAAAGTATACACGGACTTTTAGAGATACATTTTCCCCACTTCTTTGCTGTTTTTATCTCTATTTTCGTTATTCTGCACTTTTTTTACTTTTTCAAAATAAGAGCTATATATTTTTTTCTATCCTTTTTTCTGTTTATTTTTGGCTTCTTGAATATAATCTCTCCTTTTCTAATTCTCTACAATGCAGGTTTCAGTATACTGAAAATAATCTCATTCTCTGTTTTCTTTTTCCTGTTCACCTTTACCGTCATAATTCTCATTATCCTTACAGTAAACAGGCTGATAGAAAAATGTCAGATCTGAGATGTATAAACTGTTATATTTTCCCTGAATTACACACCCTTTCTTAATAATAAAAAAGCCCAACTTTTTAGAGTTTAAAAATTCAACAGTTTTTTTTGTAGGCATCACAGAAACAGCCGTTGAGTATCCGTCTATAGAAGCGCTGTCAATACTTCCGAAAACTGTGATAGAAAGTACGCCGGAAGATCTTCCTGTTTTTGGATTAATAAGATGGTTATTATCTGTACTTCCGATAAATCTTTCATAAACACCACTTGTAGAAACAGCAGTTTCTCTCATTTTTGTTTTGAAACACAGAAAGACACCTTCTCCCACAGGATTTTTCACACATATACTGCATTTTCCAAGACATCTTATATCTCCAGATGCCTTAATAACACTATCTAATCCATTTTTCCTGAAAATCTCAGAAGCTCGGTCAATAGCATATCCTTTAGCTATACCTCCAAAATCGAGGGATACACCGTTTTTCAGGTAAACCGTATTCCCATCTATACGTATATTCTCCATACCTGTTGTATCTGTCTTTCTGAAATCACAACTGTATATCCATTCTCCATATTTGTAGGTAATATTTCCCAGAGATATATCAAAATATCCATCTGTCTCTTTGTTTATATCTATTGAAAGCAATAGAAGTTCAAGAAAAAAACTGTCAGCTTCTAATTTTTTTTCTTTATTGAGTTTACATGTAAAGCTGTCATTTCTATAAATAGAAAAATAACGGTCTACCTTTTTAAAAATATCAAAGGCTTCCTCAGGAATTTCTTCTGCAGATATAGAAACAGGAACTCCCATTATATATTTTGTTCTCTCTATAGAAAAAGCGATTCCAAATAATGTAAGAAGTACAAAGATTATTCTGGTCATAGTTATAGTATATGGATGAGAGAGGAGTTGACAAGATAGATTTTTTGTTTTAATCTTAATTGAGATTAATTCTCAATCACAAGGAGAGGCAAAATGGGAGTTAAAGAGATAGAAAAAAATGTTGAAAACATATCCAAATACTACTGTGAACTGCTGTGCAAGACAAAAAACAGTGACGAAAAAGAAAAATTATTCAAAACATTTTACGAAAGTATTATCCTTATACAGCAGATAAAAATAGATGAGATATGTAGAGAAATAAAAGACAGGAGAATTCTATCTGCTTTGAGGTGAAAAATGCTTGACCTGATTGCTGTACTTTCTGTTGCCGTCGCTCTGTTTTTTGTAATAAAAAGCCTGAGAAAAAGAAAAAATGGTAAATGTGACAAATGCACATCTGCATTACTATCTTTTCTGATTCTAAGCTCTGTTCAGGCACAGGAAGTCCAGAAACCTTTTATTCTTGAACATAAACTGCATAAACACAGAGTAGATTTTGTTAACTCAACTGTTTATCAGCAGATAAAAGAGTACGGCACAGTTTACAACACTTCCCATATATTCCTCACAGTAGATTTTTCAGAAACCGATGAGATTTTTATAAATGGCTCTGTTTCCTTTGGAAATGGCCTGAAGAAAAAACTCCAGCAGAGAGAATATTCTATTTCAACAACAGCAGATGATCTTGAAGAATATCTGAAAGACATAAATGGAACAGGAAGAAAATATCTCCTTGAGATGTTTTACCAGAAAAAAATAAAAAATCTGCTCATCATAGGAGGACTGATAGACGCTGCTTCATTTACAGATGCCAATAGATACGCAAATGATGAGCACACCCAGTTTTTAAACGATATGTTCGTAAACAATCCGATAGCTTCCATTCCCTCTTATAACTTTGGAAGCTATATCAGATACAACCTTGACGGCAAAATAGGTTTATCTGGTGTGTACATACAGAACAAACCAGACAAAGGAAATACCGGAATTTTAGAGATAGAATTTGAAACAGAGAATTTTTCTGTAAGACCTTATTACTTTTATGTTTTCGGAGGAGAAGAGTTCAAAGGATTTGGTATATCGGCAGATTATGCCTTTAATGAGAATTTTGGTATATTTTTCAGAGGAGGAAACTCAAACAGAGATTACAACTACTTCGTATCTGCAGGATTTGAGAAAAAAAGGATAATCACACAGGACAAAATAGGAGTGGGTATAGGCCAGATGAAAGGAAAATCAGGAGTTAAAGATATTTCTGCCTGCGAGTGTTATTATACTGTAGCAGTTGATAAGCATCTTTCAATTTCTGGAGACATACAGTACATAAAAGAAAAAAAAGAAGATATAGTCTTCGGAGGTAGAATCTTCTTTTCCTATTAGTTTCTATCCGAAGATTTTCAGTTCTACAACTCTTTTTTTGCATCTCTTACACTTTGCATCAAGAATACCAACGTTTCTGGAGACGATGATCACTTCATTTTGAAGATTTTTACACCTTGGACACTCTACTCTGACAGTCTCAAATCTGATGTCAATCTCTTTTGTCTTTTCCAATCTACTCACCTCCTTTAATTTTATTTTCTACCTATATCTTAGGAGGTGAGTGTTAAGATAATATGAAGATTCAGTTAAGTTATTTTAATCTTTTAGCTTTTCTCTATACTCTTTCTTCCCATCAACATATATAAGAACCCACTGGGCGAGCCTTTCCCCTAATCTCTCACATGCTTTTATCTCTTCTTCTTTTCTCGGCTCCCCTGCACAAACCGCTCCATAATGCAATGTAAACTTATCTCCTGTATAATCGGTAACTCCAAAAACAAGAAATCCATAATTCATAAGCATCGTTAAAATAGACATACAGGCAACCTCATTTCCTCCTCCCCATCCGCCTGATGATGAAAAGGCACATCCTATTTTTCCGTCTATCTCTCCCCACAGATCAACAATACTATCCCAGAATTTTTTCATCTTCCACGACATCACACCAAGGTATGTAGGACTTCCTACAGCTATCCCATCACACCAGAGGATATCCTCCTTTGAGGCTTCATCAACAGATTTAAGCCTGACCTCAACAGGAAATTTTGAGGCTCCTTTTGCTACATACTCTGCCATTTTTTTAGTGTGCCCTGTTTCCGAATCATACAGAACAAGAACTTTTCCCATATTTACCCTCCCTATAAAAATTTATTGTCAAATAGTTATAAGAATATAAATTTATTATATATACCTGAAGAGGTAAATTAAATGCTCAAAAACTCCACATCATCTTTAATCTTATCATTACAGTTCCAAAATCATCAAAATTCAAAAATCATAAACAGGAGGAATATAAATGGAAAAGAAACTTGTAGTATGGCTTAAAGAGGTAACAATGGACGACGTTCCTCTGGTGGGAGGGAAGAACGCATCCCTTGGTGAGATGATGAATGCTCTTTCATCTAAAGGCGTAAATGTTCCTGATGGTTTTGCTACTACATCTGAAGCGTACTGGTATTTTCTCGATCACAACAATCTAAGGGAAAAAATCAAAGAAGCCTTAAAAGATCTAAATGTCAATGATGTTGAGAATCTCCATAAACATGGGATAAAGGTAAGAAATCTTATAAGAAGTGGAGAATTTCCCCCTGACTTGAAAGAAAAAATTCTTGATTACTACCATCAACTAAGCAAAGAGTACGGACAAGAATATGTAGACGTTGCAATACGTTCCTCAGCAACAGCAGAAGATACAGAAGAAGCATCCTTTGCAGGGCAGCAGGAAACATACCTAAACATAAAAGGAGATGAAGCTGTTTTAGATGCAATAAAAAGATGTTATGCATCTTTATTCACAGATAGGGCTATTTCTTATAGAGAGACCTTTGGATTTGATCATTTTTCAGTTGCACTTTCAGCAACTGTTCAAAAAATGGTTCGCTCCGATAAAGGATCTTCAGGTGTTATGTTTACTCTGGACACAGAAAGCGGCTTCAAAGATGTAGTTCTTATAACAAGTATTTTTGGTCTTGGAGAGCTGATTGTCGGTGGTGTGGTAACTCCAGATGAGTTTTTAGTGTTTAAACCTACATTGAAAAAAGGATACAGGGCAATTATCGAAAAAAAGTTAGGACACAAAGATAAAAAAATGGTTTACGGAGAGGGAGAAGAGGAAACAAAAATAGTCAATGTTCCCCTTGAACAGCAAAAGAAATTTTCTCTTACAGATGAAGAGGTTTTAAAACTTGCAAATTGGGGAGTTCTTATTGAACAGCACTACTCAGAAAGAAACGGGAGATGGACTCCGATGGACATAGAATGGGCAAAGGATGGTGAATTAGATGAACTTTTCGTTGTACAGGCAAGACCTGAAACAGTACATTCAAGACAGGACAGGACAAAAATCAAAGTGTACAAAATCACAGAACCTGTAGAAGAAAGAAAAAAGAAAATCCTGATAACAGGTATTGCTGTAGGCAGTAAAATTGCATCAGGAAATGTAAAGATCTTAATGTCCCCAGAAGAAGGTGAAAAATTCAAAGAAGGAGATGTGTTAGTTACAGATATGACAGATCCAGACTGGGAACCTATTATGAAAAAAGCGTCTGCCATTGTTACAAACAGAGGAGGAAGAACCTGCCATGCAGCTATTGTTGCAAGAGAGTTAGGTGTTCCGGCAGTTGTTGGAACACAAAAGGCCACCGAAGTATTAAAAAATGGGCAACTTGTTACTGTTTCCTGTGCAGAAGGAAATACAGGGTATGTTTATGATGGAAAAATAGATTATGAAGAAGAAGAATTTGACCTTACTAAACTTCCAAAAACAAAAACTCCAATCATGATGAATATAGCAACACCAGAAAATGCATTCAATTACTCATTTTTCCCAAATAGCGGAGTTGGACTTGCAAGGGAAGAGTTCATTATAAATAACTATATAGGAATACACCCTAATGCTTTAATTCATTTCGATGAAATAAAAGAAAAAGATCCCCATCTTGCAAGAGAAATAGAGGTAAGAACATTTGGTTATGACAGCTGTACACAGTTTTATGTAGATAAACTATCTTACGGAATTGCAAAAATAGCAGCTGCATTCTACCCAAAACCTGTTATAGTCAGATTTTCAGACTTTAAATCAAACGAGTATGCAAATCTTTTAGGCGGTAAATATTTTGAGCCTAAGGAAGAAAACCCTATGCTTGGATGGAGGGGAGCTTCGAGATACTATTCCCCACAATTTAAAGAGGCTTTTGGTCTTGAATGTAAGGCCATAAAAAAAGTCAGAGAAGAGATGGGACTTGACAATGTAATAACTATGATACCTTTCTGCAGGACAATTGATGAAGGAAGGAAAGTTGAAGAAGTGATGAATGAGTACGGACTGAAAAGAGGAGAAAACGGACTTCAAGTTTATGTAATGACAGAAATCCCTTCAAATGTCATACTACTTGAAAAATTTGCTCAATTTTTTGATGGATTTTCAATCGGTTCAAACGACCTAACACAGCTAACCCTTGGACTTGATAGGGATTCTGACCTTGTTGCCCATCTTTACGACGAGAGAAATGAAGCTATTGAAGAGCTTGTCTCTATGGCTATACATAAAGCTAAAAAAGTAGGCAGAAAAATAGGAATATGTGGACAGGCACCATCTGATCATCCAGATTTTGCACAGTTCCTTGTAGAACAGGGAATAGACACTATTTCTATAAACCCGGATGCAATAATAACGACAACAATGGCTATATATGAGATAGAGAAAAAGCTGGGTCTTCATAAGGAGGATAAAAATGCTTAATTTTGAAATTCCAGCGGATGTTCCTGAAGAAAAAATCGATGAATATATAAAAAATATGAATGAGATTACAGGGGGAACTGGCAGACTTATGCTATTTGCAGGAGACCAAAAGGTTGAACATCTAAATGATGATTTTTACGGAGAAGGAATACCTTTAGATGACGCACATCCTGAACATCTTTTTAGAATTGCTTCCCTTGCAAAAATAGGAGTCTTTGCAACTCAGATGGGATTAATTGCAAGGTATGGAAGGAAATACCCCACAATCCCTTACCTTGTGAAAATAAACTCAAAAACAAATCTTGTCCCTTATGAAATAAGAGACCCTATAAGCCTTGCTTGGTATAAGTTTGAACAGGTTTTAGATTTCAAGGAAAAATCTGGACTGAAGATATATGGAATAGGTTATACAGTTTATCTAGGAAGCGAGTTTGAACATAAGATGTTAAAACAGGCAGCACAGCTTATATATGAAACACACCAGCAAGGGATGGTTGCTGTCTTATGGATGTATCCAAAAGGAAAAGCTATAAAAGATGAACACGACCCTCATCTGATAGCAGGAGCAGCAGGAGTTGCAAACTGTTTAGGTGCCGATTTTGTAAAACTGAAAGTTCCTTACAAAGAAGGACACAAATCAGCAGAAGCTCTAAAAGAAGCAGTTTTAGCAGCAGGTAATACAGGTGTTCTCTGTGAAGGTGGGAAAAAAGAAGACCCAGAGCAGTTTTTAAGAGAATTATACGAACAGATACATATTGGAGGAGCCAGGGGAAATGGAACAGGTAGAAACATACATCAGAATACACTTGAAGCCGGCATAAAAATGGCAAACGCCATTTATGCGATAACAGTTGAAAACAAAACAGTAGAGGAAGCATTAAAGATATTAAAAGAGGAGATTCTATAAAAGAAAGTTTATGTAGGAGAAAAGCCATGTGTGAAAAAGATATTCTGTTCTGTATTTTTTACTACTTAGGGTATATTGCTATCGCTGGAGCTTTAGTAGCAGGATTCTTCATATTCTTAGACTGGAAAAAAAGAAAAGAGCAGGAGGAAAAATAAATGGCTTCTGTTGACGAGTTTAAAAATAAACCTATAGATGAAGTTCTGAAAGAGCTCCAGACAGATATCCAGAAAGGACTTTCAGAAGATGAAGTTAAAGAGAGACTAAAAAAATACGGACTGAATGAAATTCCGGAAAAAGAAGAACCTATCTGGCACAGAATTTTCCGCCGTTTCTGGGGTCCCATTCCGTGGATG contains the following coding sequences:
- a CDS encoding FAD:protein FMN transferase translates to MTRIIFVLLTLFGIAFSIERTKYIMGVPVSISAEEIPEEAFDIFKKVDRYFSIYRNDSFTCKLNKEKKLEADSFFLELLLLSIDINKETDGYFDISLGNITYKYGEWIYSCDFRKTDTTGMENIRIDGNTVYLKNGVSLDFGGIAKGYAIDRASEIFRKNGLDSVIKASGDIRCLGKCSICVKNPVGEGVFLCFKTKMRETAVSTSGVYERFIGSTDNNHLINPKTGRSSGVLSITVFGSIDSASIDGYSTAVSVMPTKKTVEFLNSKKLGFFIIKKGCVIQGKYNSLYISDLTFFYQPVYCKDNENYDGKGEQEKENRE
- a CDS encoding carbohydrate porin; this translates as MLDLIAVLSVAVALFFVIKSLRKRKNGKCDKCTSALLSFLILSSVQAQEVQKPFILEHKLHKHRVDFVNSTVYQQIKEYGTVYNTSHIFLTVDFSETDEIFINGSVSFGNGLKKKLQQREYSISTTADDLEEYLKDINGTGRKYLLEMFYQKKIKNLLIIGGLIDAASFTDANRYANDEHTQFLNDMFVNNPIASIPSYNFGSYIRYNLDGKIGLSGVYIQNKPDKGNTGILEIEFETENFSVRPYYFYVFGGEEFKGFGISADYAFNENFGIFFRGGNSNRDYNYFVSAGFEKKRIITQDKIGVGIGQMKGKSGVKDISACECYYTVAVDKHLSISGDIQYIKEKKEDIVFGGRIFFSY
- a CDS encoding flavodoxin family protein, producing MGKVLVLYDSETGHTKKMAEYVAKGASKFPVEVRLKSVDEASKEDILWCDGIAVGSPTYLGVMSWKMKKFWDSIVDLWGEIDGKIGCAFSSSGGWGGGNEVACMSILTMLMNYGFLVFGVTDYTGDKFTLHYGAVCAGEPRKEEEIKACERLGERLAQWVLIYVDGKKEYREKLKD
- the ppsA gene encoding phosphoenolpyruvate synthase, yielding MEKKLVVWLKEVTMDDVPLVGGKNASLGEMMNALSSKGVNVPDGFATTSEAYWYFLDHNNLREKIKEALKDLNVNDVENLHKHGIKVRNLIRSGEFPPDLKEKILDYYHQLSKEYGQEYVDVAIRSSATAEDTEEASFAGQQETYLNIKGDEAVLDAIKRCYASLFTDRAISYRETFGFDHFSVALSATVQKMVRSDKGSSGVMFTLDTESGFKDVVLITSIFGLGELIVGGVVTPDEFLVFKPTLKKGYRAIIEKKLGHKDKKMVYGEGEEETKIVNVPLEQQKKFSLTDEEVLKLANWGVLIEQHYSERNGRWTPMDIEWAKDGELDELFVVQARPETVHSRQDRTKIKVYKITEPVEERKKKILITGIAVGSKIASGNVKILMSPEEGEKFKEGDVLVTDMTDPDWEPIMKKASAIVTNRGGRTCHAAIVARELGVPAVVGTQKATEVLKNGQLVTVSCAEGNTGYVYDGKIDYEEEEFDLTKLPKTKTPIMMNIATPENAFNYSFFPNSGVGLAREEFIINNYIGIHPNALIHFDEIKEKDPHLAREIEVRTFGYDSCTQFYVDKLSYGIAKIAAAFYPKPVIVRFSDFKSNEYANLLGGKYFEPKEENPMLGWRGASRYYSPQFKEAFGLECKAIKKVREEMGLDNVITMIPFCRTIDEGRKVEEVMNEYGLKRGENGLQVYVMTEIPSNVILLEKFAQFFDGFSIGSNDLTQLTLGLDRDSDLVAHLYDERNEAIEELVSMAIHKAKKVGRKIGICGQAPSDHPDFAQFLVEQGIDTISINPDAIITTTMAIYEIEKKLGLHKEDKNA
- a CDS encoding aldolase, whose amino-acid sequence is MLNFEIPADVPEEKIDEYIKNMNEITGGTGRLMLFAGDQKVEHLNDDFYGEGIPLDDAHPEHLFRIASLAKIGVFATQMGLIARYGRKYPTIPYLVKINSKTNLVPYEIRDPISLAWYKFEQVLDFKEKSGLKIYGIGYTVYLGSEFEHKMLKQAAQLIYETHQQGMVAVLWMYPKGKAIKDEHDPHLIAGAAGVANCLGADFVKLKVPYKEGHKSAEALKEAVLAAGNTGVLCEGGKKEDPEQFLRELYEQIHIGGARGNGTGRNIHQNTLEAGIKMANAIYAITVENKTVEEALKILKEEIL